A DNA window from Nitrospira sp. contains the following coding sequences:
- a CDS encoding Tetratricopeptide repeat protein (MaGe:77309907), whose translation MPLRNGLSEELNRQGNEHFSRGLYTEAYTCYAKALECDRMTGDQRAMAATLGNLGNICAVSGRRDSAQTYYQEVLELQKILGDEKGIGTTLGNLGNLRADAGEWERARAYYLEALDLLTKAHDEAAKAVLLSDLGLVAREVGQYEQAIQYYEYSLVLMRRLGNQGGVADAWRMIGRTFLMQERYDDAIACCQTSQSIAERARDELRAGGARYVLAQCYEAIGRLQDAADLLELVVLMDRKYQLPKLEENTKRLRELRARLAETDSTPPYRESHA comes from the coding sequence ATGCCATTACGAAACGGATTGTCCGAAGAATTGAATCGCCAGGGGAACGAGCATTTCTCGCGCGGCCTCTATACGGAAGCGTACACCTGTTACGCCAAGGCGCTGGAATGCGACCGGATGACCGGGGATCAGCGGGCGATGGCCGCGACACTTGGGAATCTCGGCAATATCTGCGCGGTCAGCGGCAGGCGGGACTCGGCGCAGACGTACTATCAGGAAGTGTTGGAGTTGCAAAAGATTCTTGGCGACGAGAAGGGGATCGGAACGACGCTGGGCAATTTAGGCAATCTGCGCGCCGACGCCGGCGAATGGGAACGCGCCCGCGCCTACTATTTGGAAGCGCTGGATCTCCTGACGAAGGCGCACGATGAAGCGGCGAAGGCGGTGCTGCTATCGGATCTTGGCCTGGTGGCGCGCGAGGTCGGTCAATACGAGCAAGCGATTCAGTACTACGAGTATTCGCTGGTGCTGATGCGGCGCTTGGGCAATCAGGGCGGTGTGGCCGATGCCTGGCGGATGATCGGCCGGACGTTTCTGATGCAAGAACGGTATGACGATGCGATTGCCTGCTGCCAAACCAGCCAGTCGATTGCTGAGCGGGCGCGCGATGAATTGCGGGCCGGTGGGGCGCGGTATGTGCTGGCCCAGTGTTATGAAGCGATCGGCCGGTTGCAGGACGCGGCCGACCTCCTCGAACTCGTCGTGCTCATGGATCGCAAATACCAGTTGCCCAAGCTCGAAGAAAATACCAAGCGCCTTAGGGAGCTCCGCGCCCGGCTGGCGGAGACCGATTCCACCCCGCCTTATCGCGAGTCGCATGCATGA
- a CDS encoding hypothetical protein (Evidence 4 : Unknown function but conserved in other organisms; MaGe:77309906), with product MSDPAVSAWPQLRAALMRAFPQLYELEPGGAVAMDLGSDGWLLEVKPEGFVLCQYGVAMDDVMALMSDGTPEDLGTDEVAKQAKYFIQPAVGKYRALLLQSGFTEETEMTDEFVAATFARPVDIGNPSKVQDLMRWCLREIGRA from the coding sequence ATGAGCGATCCGGCTGTTTCCGCCTGGCCCCAGCTTCGCGCGGCGCTGATGCGCGCGTTTCCCCAGCTCTATGAATTGGAACCGGGCGGAGCCGTGGCGATGGATCTGGGCTCCGATGGCTGGCTGCTGGAGGTCAAGCCTGAAGGATTCGTGCTCTGTCAGTACGGGGTTGCGATGGACGATGTGATGGCCCTGATGTCCGATGGAACGCCGGAAGACCTTGGAACGGATGAAGTGGCGAAGCAGGCGAAGTATTTTATTCAGCCGGCAGTCGGGAAATATCGCGCGCTGCTTTTGCAATCTGGATTTACCGAAGAGACGGAGATGACCGACGAATTCGTTGCGGCGACATTCGCGCGCCCGGTGGATATCGGCAATCCATCCAAAGTGCAGGATCTCATGCGTTGGTGCCTGCGAGAGATTGGCAGGGCCTGA